A part of Aquibium oceanicum genomic DNA contains:
- a CDS encoding YggS family pyridoxal phosphate-dependent enzyme, with translation MESAVDRLQEVRRRIASAAKEAGREPGAVTLVAVSKTFDADAIRPVIEAGQRVFGENRVQEAQGKWPALMEGFPDIELHLIGPLQSNKAREAVALFDVIETVDREKIAAELAKEMRKQEKFPRIYVQVNTGLEEQKAGIDPREAVAFVERCRDLHGLAIEGLMAIPPFEENPGPHFALLEKLSREAGVEKLSMGMSGDYETAIAFGATSVRVGSAIFGSR, from the coding sequence ATGGAGAGCGCGGTCGACAGGCTCCAGGAGGTCAGGCGACGCATCGCCAGCGCCGCGAAGGAGGCCGGGCGCGAGCCTGGCGCGGTGACGCTGGTCGCCGTCTCGAAGACCTTCGATGCGGACGCGATCCGGCCGGTGATCGAGGCCGGCCAGCGGGTCTTCGGCGAGAACCGTGTCCAGGAGGCGCAGGGTAAGTGGCCGGCACTGATGGAAGGGTTCCCGGACATCGAGCTGCACCTGATCGGGCCGCTGCAATCCAACAAGGCCAGGGAGGCCGTGGCGCTGTTCGACGTCATCGAGACCGTCGACCGGGAGAAAATCGCCGCCGAACTGGCCAAGGAGATGAGGAAGCAGGAGAAGTTCCCGCGCATCTACGTGCAGGTGAACACCGGGCTTGAGGAGCAGAAGGCCGGGATCGACCCGCGCGAGGCGGTCGCCTTCGTGGAGCGCTGCCGGGACTTGCATGGCCTCGCCATCGAAGGCCTGATGGCGATCCCGCCCTTCGAGGAAAATCCCGGCCCGCATTTCGCGCTTCTCGAAAAGCTCTCGCGCGAGGCAGGGGTGGAAAAACTCTCGATGGGCATGTCCGGCGACTACGAGACCGCGATCGCCTTCGGCGCCACCAGTGTGCGCGTCGGCTCGGCCATCTTCGGCAGCCGGTGA
- a CDS encoding GNAT family N-acetyltransferase, with protein sequence MEGMELRVPTQKDEADWRRLWTAYLDFYETKVSEEVYRTTWERIHSGGEFEPKCMLAVVKTQPVGLVHYLFHRTCWSQVNNCYLQDLYVDPELRGTGLGRVLIEEVKREANAVGVTNVYWMTHETNTTARKLYDHVARRTGFIEYDLS encoded by the coding sequence ATGGAAGGCATGGAACTGAGGGTGCCGACGCAGAAGGACGAAGCCGACTGGCGACGCCTGTGGACGGCCTATCTCGACTTTTACGAGACGAAGGTGTCGGAGGAAGTCTATCGCACCACCTGGGAACGCATCCATTCCGGTGGCGAATTCGAGCCGAAATGCATGCTGGCCGTGGTAAAGACGCAGCCCGTCGGGCTCGTGCACTATCTCTTCCACCGCACCTGCTGGTCGCAGGTCAACAACTGCTATCTCCAGGACCTCTACGTTGACCCCGAACTGCGCGGCACGGGGCTCGGCCGGGTGCTGATCGAGGAGGTCAAGCGCGAGGCGAACGCGGTTGGTGTCACCAACGTTTACTGGATGACGCACGAGACCAACACGACCGCGCGAAAACTCTACGACCATGTCGCGCGGCGAACGGGTTTCATCGAATACGACCTGTCGTAG
- a CDS encoding AAA family ATPase: MRFEGTSAYIADRDLMVAVNAAIALERPLLVKGEPGTGKTELARQVAAALDLDLIEWHVKSTTKAQQGLYEYDAVSRLRDSQLGDDRFNDIRNYIKRGKLWEAFAAGKKVVLLIDEIDKADIEFPNDLLQELDRMEFYVYETGETVKAAQRPIVIITSNNEKELPDAFLRRCFFHYIRFPEMETLQRIVDVHYPGIKQTLVRAALTQFYEVRDVPGLKKKPSTSEALDWIRLLVSDDVDPADLRGDAKNALPRLHGALLKNEQDVHLFERLAFMARRQG, encoded by the coding sequence ATGCGTTTCGAAGGCACGTCGGCCTATATCGCCGACCGGGATCTGATGGTGGCGGTGAATGCGGCGATCGCGCTGGAGCGGCCGCTGCTGGTCAAGGGCGAGCCGGGGACGGGCAAGACCGAACTCGCCCGGCAGGTCGCCGCCGCGCTGGACCTCGACCTGATCGAGTGGCACGTGAAATCCACCACCAAGGCACAGCAGGGGCTCTACGAATACGATGCCGTGTCGCGGCTGCGCGACAGCCAGCTCGGCGACGATCGCTTCAACGACATCCGGAACTACATCAAGCGCGGCAAGCTTTGGGAGGCCTTCGCGGCCGGTAAGAAGGTCGTGCTTTTGATCGACGAGATCGACAAGGCCGACATCGAGTTCCCGAACGATTTGCTGCAGGAACTCGACCGCATGGAGTTCTACGTCTACGAGACCGGCGAGACGGTGAAGGCGGCGCAGCGACCGATCGTCATCATCACCTCCAACAACGAGAAGGAGCTGCCCGACGCCTTCCTGCGCCGCTGCTTCTTCCACTACATCCGCTTCCCCGAGATGGAGACGCTGCAGCGCATCGTCGACGTGCACTATCCGGGCATCAAGCAGACCCTCGTGCGTGCGGCGCTGACGCAGTTCTACGAAGTGCGCGACGTGCCGGGGCTGAAGAAGAAGCCGTCGACCTCGGAGGCGCTGGACTGGATCCGTCTGCTCGTCTCTGACGACGTCGATCCGGCCGACCTGCGCGGTGATGCGAAGAACGCGCTGCCGAGGCTGCATGGCGCACTGTTGAAGAACGAGCAGGATGTGCACCTGTTCGAGCGGCTGGCCTTCATGGCGCGACGGCAGGGATAG
- the msrB gene encoding peptide-methionine (R)-S-oxide reductase MsrB, translating into MDTHTYPVTRTDAEWRERLTPEQYYIMRQHGTERPGSCALLYEKRAGTFKCVGCDSPLFESTLKFESGTGWPSFNDPVPGSVETTVDRSHGMVRTECHCATCGSHLGHVFPDGPPPTHQRYCINGVALKFEPAA; encoded by the coding sequence ATGGATACTCATACCTACCCCGTCACCCGCACCGACGCCGAGTGGCGCGAGCGGCTGACGCCCGAGCAGTACTATATAATGCGCCAGCACGGCACCGAGCGGCCCGGAAGCTGCGCCTTGCTCTATGAAAAGCGCGCCGGCACGTTCAAATGCGTCGGTTGCGACAGCCCGCTGTTCGAATCCACGCTGAAGTTCGAGAGCGGCACCGGCTGGCCGAGCTTCAACGATCCGGTGCCCGGCTCGGTGGAGACGACGGTGGACCGGAGCCACGGCATGGTGCGCACGGAATGCCACTGCGCCACCTGCGGCAGCCATCTCGGCCACGTCTTTCCCGACGGCCCGCCGCCGACCCACCAGCGTTACTGCATCAACGGCGTCGCGCTGAAGTTCGAGCCGGCCGCCTGA
- a CDS encoding vWA domain-containing protein yields the protein MFIPFFLELKAARVPVSLREYLTLLEGMDAHLVDYDVEGFYYLARAALVKDERHIDRFDQVFSHVFKGIEAVSGEGAVDVANLPEEWLRRLAEKHLSEEEKKLVEALGGFDKLMETLKKRLEEQKGRHQGGSKWIGTAGTSPFGAYGYNPEGVRIGQHESRHRRAVKVWDKREFRNFDDSVELGTRNIKVALKRLRRWVREGADEELDIPGTIHATAEHGYLDVKTRPERRNAVKLLMFFDVGGSMDDHIKVVEELFSAVRVEFKHMEYFYFHNCLYEGVWKDNRRRHSEVIPTFDVLHKYGHDYKVIFVGDASMSPYEIAYAGGSVEHWNAEAGIAWLQRVINQWPNAVWINPVQQKHWGYTHSIGMIREIFSERMYPLTLSGLEGATRELSRKH from the coding sequence ATGTTCATTCCCTTCTTCCTCGAACTCAAAGCCGCCCGCGTGCCAGTGTCGTTGCGCGAATACCTGACCCTGCTCGAAGGGATGGACGCGCATCTCGTCGACTACGACGTCGAGGGCTTCTACTATCTGGCCCGCGCGGCGCTGGTGAAGGACGAGCGGCACATCGACCGCTTCGACCAGGTGTTCTCGCACGTGTTCAAGGGCATCGAGGCGGTGTCGGGGGAAGGCGCGGTCGACGTTGCCAACCTGCCGGAGGAGTGGCTGCGCCGGCTGGCAGAAAAGCATCTTTCGGAGGAAGAGAAGAAACTGGTCGAGGCGCTTGGCGGGTTCGACAAGCTGATGGAAACCTTGAAGAAGCGGCTGGAGGAACAGAAGGGGCGCCATCAGGGCGGGTCGAAATGGATCGGCACTGCCGGCACCTCGCCCTTCGGCGCCTATGGCTACAATCCCGAGGGCGTGCGCATCGGCCAGCACGAGAGCCGGCACCGGCGGGCTGTGAAGGTCTGGGACAAGCGCGAGTTCAGGAACTTCGACGACAGCGTCGAACTCGGCACGCGCAACATCAAGGTGGCGCTGAAGCGGCTCCGCCGCTGGGTGCGCGAGGGAGCCGACGAGGAACTCGACATCCCCGGCACCATCCACGCCACCGCCGAGCACGGCTATCTCGACGTCAAGACGCGGCCGGAACGGCGCAACGCGGTGAAGCTTTTGATGTTCTTCGACGTCGGCGGCTCGATGGACGACCACATCAAGGTGGTCGAGGAGCTGTTTTCCGCCGTCCGCGTCGAGTTCAAGCACATGGAGTATTTCTACTTCCACAACTGCCTCTACGAGGGGGTGTGGAAGGACAACCGGCGCCGCCACTCGGAGGTGATCCCCACTTTCGACGTGCTGCACAAGTATGGCCACGACTACAAGGTGATCTTCGTCGGCGACGCATCGATGAGCCCCTACGAGATCGCCTATGCCGGCGGATCGGTGGAGCACTGGAACGCGGAAGCCGGTATCGCCTGGCTGCAACGGGTGATCAACCAGTGGCCGAACGCGGTCTGGATCAATCCGGTGCAACAGAAACACTGGGGCTACACGCATTCGATCGGCATGATCCGCGAGATCTTTTCGGAGCGTATGTACCCGCTGACGCTGTCCGGACTCGAAGGCGCGACGCGGGAATTGTCGCGAAAGCACTAG
- a CDS encoding type II toxin-antitoxin system VapC family toxin → MTWAVVDASVVIKWVYSEELSQQAVAVRKKYQFVAPGLIVAEWSNILWKKVRRGEFTREEALIAAAALHRAGLELVPSAELALGALRLSLQLDHPAYDCFYLELSRLRDIPMVTADDRLARKLVAATDLPFPPVVALSRIS, encoded by the coding sequence ATGACGTGGGCCGTTGTCGATGCGAGTGTCGTCATCAAGTGGGTCTATTCGGAAGAACTGTCGCAACAGGCCGTGGCGGTTCGGAAAAAGTACCAGTTCGTCGCACCCGGTCTGATCGTCGCCGAATGGAGCAACATCCTCTGGAAGAAGGTCCGGCGAGGCGAATTCACGAGGGAGGAAGCTCTGATCGCCGCCGCGGCACTGCACCGCGCGGGATTGGAACTCGTACCGTCCGCGGAACTGGCTCTCGGCGCGCTTCGCCTCTCCCTGCAACTCGATCACCCCGCATATGATTGCTTCTATCTCGAATTGAGCAGGTTGAGAGACATTCCCATGGTCACTGCGGACGATCGGCTCGCGAGGAAGCTCGTGGCCGCAACCGACTTGCCCTTCCCTCCCGTCGTGGCGCTGAGCAGAATCTCCTGA
- a CDS encoding 1-acyl-sn-glycerol-3-phosphate acyltransferase — MDLQTSPSSIARLLGGRAFYGSTVDIDSHIIDQLIHERSLKISRHPLWPLMRPVLLRMFHYDEAVRMADAIAPLSGWDALQHLSSLLSLDIKVSGVENLPETGGFILAPNHPTGIADGIAVFDILKDRRRDLTIFANRDALRVAAGFRDLIIPVEWRPGEKSHSKSRDTLEMTARAFSQERAVVLFPSGRIAFWNEGSLTERPWQTSAVALARRYGVPILPAHISARNSGLFYFLAKHSTELRDMTLFHELLNKKRFSFTITVGRPIEAARLVGDPVDVTAMLQKHTVEALKADPQAQFEPALATSA; from the coding sequence ATGGACCTGCAGACGTCGCCATCCTCCATTGCGAGGCTGCTGGGTGGCCGGGCCTTCTACGGGAGCACCGTCGACATCGATTCCCACATCATCGACCAGCTGATCCACGAACGGTCCCTGAAGATTTCGCGGCACCCGCTCTGGCCGCTGATGCGGCCAGTTCTGCTGCGCATGTTCCACTATGACGAGGCCGTGCGCATGGCGGACGCCATCGCGCCGCTGAGCGGGTGGGACGCACTCCAGCACCTGAGTTCGCTGCTGTCGCTCGACATCAAGGTGTCGGGGGTGGAAAACCTGCCGGAGACGGGCGGCTTCATCCTGGCGCCGAACCACCCCACCGGCATCGCCGACGGCATCGCTGTGTTTGACATCCTGAAGGACCGTCGGCGCGACCTCACCATCTTCGCCAACCGCGATGCCCTGCGTGTGGCGGCAGGCTTTCGCGATCTGATCATCCCGGTCGAATGGCGCCCGGGCGAAAAGTCCCATTCCAAGAGCCGCGATACGCTGGAGATGACTGCCCGCGCCTTCTCGCAGGAGCGGGCGGTGGTGCTCTTTCCGTCAGGCCGCATCGCGTTCTGGAACGAAGGCAGCCTCACAGAGCGGCCCTGGCAGACCTCGGCGGTGGCGCTCGCCCGCCGCTACGGCGTGCCGATCTTGCCGGCGCATATCTCCGCGCGCAATTCGGGGCTGTTCTACTTCCTGGCCAAGCACTCGACGGAATTGCGCGACATGACGCTGTTCCACGAACTTCTGAACAAGAAGCGCTTCAGCTTCACGATCACCGTCGGCAGACCTATCGAGGCCGCGCGGCTGGTCGGCGATCCGGTCGACGTCACGGCCATGCTGCAGAAGCATACGGTCGAGGCGCTGAAGGCCGACCCGCAGGCGCAGTTCGAGCCCGCCCTCGCGACGTCCGCCTGA
- a CDS encoding FitA-like ribbon-helix-helix domain-containing protein, translated as MASLHVRNVDEEIVRKLKERAERNGRSAEAEHRAILAEMLASERPSFDELAARLREITKGRHHTPSEILQRESRDER; from the coding sequence ATGGCCAGCCTGCACGTCCGGAACGTCGACGAGGAAATCGTCCGCAAGCTCAAGGAGCGCGCCGAGCGCAACGGCCGGTCGGCCGAGGCGGAGCACCGGGCGATCCTGGCGGAGATGCTGGCCTCGGAGCGGCCGAGCTTCGATGAACTCGCTGCCCGGCTGCGCGAGATTACGAAAGGGCGCCATCATACGCCTTCGGAAATCCTTCAGAGAGAAAGCCGTGACGAGCGCTGA
- a CDS encoding cytochrome P450 — translation MTATATRKRPTKVDPDDFRPDPHAGFARHRPLSGVLQIGAGFPTVVRYADIMALMTDTHTRQLETEALVHRGITKGSLFDFYANSLLLSNAPAHARRRAPLSRAFAFRLIQDLRPHIRALVGGMLDEIGTRGETDFLAAFASPLPARLIADILGIPREEAPDFAAKVYTMTRGLGGFRDEDFPAIEAAAADLVRYVENLLEERRRAPREDFLSSYLARVDEDGTLSAIETLMQIVSVIVGGSDTTRFGLTSTVSQLLQRRAQWEALTADPALAPGAVLEGLRYEPPVGAIGRVVTVPVEIDGVRLEPGTVVNLSILSGQRDETVFAEPDVFDIGRQDHPRWSLSFGHGVHRCVGEALARAEMEEALIVLSQRLPELRLAGDPPIAKGHTGIRGITAMPVAWG, via the coding sequence ATGACCGCGACGGCCACGCGCAAGAGGCCGACGAAGGTCGATCCGGACGATTTCCGGCCCGATCCGCATGCAGGCTTCGCAAGGCACCGTCCGCTCAGCGGCGTCCTGCAGATCGGCGCAGGGTTTCCGACGGTCGTTCGCTACGCCGACATCATGGCGCTGATGACCGACACCCACACGCGCCAATTGGAGACGGAAGCGCTCGTCCATCGCGGCATCACCAAGGGTTCGCTCTTCGACTTCTACGCCAACAGCCTGCTGCTTTCCAACGCGCCCGCGCATGCCAGGCGCCGCGCGCCGCTGTCGCGTGCTTTCGCCTTCCGGCTGATCCAGGACCTGCGGCCGCACATCAGAGCGCTTGTCGGCGGGATGCTGGACGAGATCGGCACCCGGGGCGAGACCGATTTCCTCGCCGCCTTCGCCTCGCCCCTTCCCGCGCGGCTGATTGCGGACATCCTCGGCATCCCGCGCGAGGAGGCGCCGGATTTCGCGGCCAAGGTCTACACCATGACCCGCGGACTGGGCGGCTTCCGCGACGAGGATTTTCCCGCGATCGAGGCCGCGGCGGCGGATTTGGTGCGCTACGTCGAAAACCTCCTGGAGGAGCGGCGGCGCGCGCCGCGCGAGGATTTCCTGTCCTCCTACCTGGCACGGGTGGACGAGGACGGCACGCTTTCGGCCATCGAGACGCTGATGCAGATCGTCAGCGTCATCGTCGGCGGCAGCGATACCACCCGCTTCGGACTGACATCCACCGTCTCGCAGCTGCTGCAGAGGCGCGCGCAATGGGAGGCCCTTACAGCCGACCCGGCGCTGGCACCCGGCGCCGTGCTGGAGGGGCTTCGCTACGAGCCGCCCGTCGGCGCGATTGGCCGGGTGGTGACCGTGCCGGTCGAGATCGACGGCGTGCGGCTGGAGCCGGGAACGGTGGTGAACCTCTCGATCCTCTCCGGCCAGCGCGACGAGACGGTTTTCGCCGAACCGGACGTCTTCGACATCGGGAGGCAGGACCATCCACGCTGGTCGCTGAGCTTCGGGCACGGCGTGCACCGCTGCGTCGGCGAGGCGTTGGCGCGCGCGGAGATGGAGGAGGCGCTGATCGTGCTGTCGCAGCGGCTGCCCGAGCTGAGGCTCGCGGGCGACCCGCCGATTGCGAAGGGGCATACCGGGATACGCGGCATTACGGCGATGCCGGTGGCGTGGGGGTAG
- the leuS gene encoding leucine--tRNA ligase: MATERYNPRVAEPRWRKAWDEAGLFRTRNDDPGPKYYVLEMFPYPSGRIHMGHVRNYTMGDVVARYKRAMGCNVLHPMGWDAFGLPAENAARDNKVNPRDWTYANIETMKGQLKTMGLSLDWDREFATCDPSYYRHQQKMFLDFWKAGLVERKSAKVNWDPVDMTVLANEQVIDGRGWRSGAPVEQRDLTQWFFKITKMSQELLDSLDTLERWPDKVKLMQANWIGRSEGLLIRWPLATDTAPEGETELEVYTTRPDTIFGASFMAVAADHPLARKAAEGNPELAAFIDEIRHMGTSAAALETAEKKGFDTGVRVVHPFDENWTLPVYVANFVLMEYGTGAIFGCPSGDQRDLDFANRYGLPVVPVVMPEDADKASFQIIDEAYVDDGVMINSRFLDGMKAKQAFDEVAGRLEAVTIGNRPVAERKVQFRLRDWLISRQRYWGCPIPVIHCEKCGSLPVPDDQLPVELPGDVTFDRPGNPLDHHPKWKHVACPQCGGDARRDTDTMDTFVDSSWYFARFTDPWNEAAPTTLEYVDGPNGWLPVNQYIGGIEHAILHLLYSRFFARAMKATGHLDTVEEPFEGLFTQGMVVHETYRRGSGPNGSYVTPAEVKVEEIDGQRRAVLMTTGEELAIGPIEKMSKSKKNVVDPDDIIASYGADTARWFMLSDSPPDRDVIWTESGVEGAHRFVQRVWRLVSEAAPVLKDATPAAGTEADALEVSRAAHKTVKAVSEEIERLGFNKAVARIYELVNTLSPQLAKAGEPDAATKGALRQAVEMLVLMISPMMPHLAEECWAAIGGRGMAAEQGWPAYDPALVVDDQIALPVQINGKRRGDLTIARDADQVAVESAVLELDFVRKALEGRSPRKVIVVPQRIVNVVV, from the coding sequence ATGGCAACCGAACGATACAATCCCCGCGTGGCGGAGCCGCGCTGGCGGAAGGCCTGGGACGAGGCCGGGCTCTTCCGGACAAGGAACGACGATCCGGGTCCGAAGTACTACGTGCTGGAGATGTTCCCCTATCCGTCAGGGCGCATCCACATGGGCCACGTGCGCAACTACACCATGGGCGACGTTGTGGCGCGTTACAAGCGGGCCATGGGCTGCAACGTCCTGCACCCGATGGGCTGGGACGCGTTCGGGCTGCCGGCCGAGAACGCCGCGCGCGACAACAAGGTCAATCCGCGCGACTGGACCTATGCCAACATCGAGACGATGAAGGGCCAGCTAAAGACCATGGGCCTGTCGCTCGACTGGGACCGCGAGTTCGCGACCTGCGACCCGAGCTACTACAGGCACCAGCAGAAGATGTTCCTCGACTTCTGGAAGGCCGGGCTGGTGGAGCGCAAGTCGGCCAAGGTCAACTGGGACCCGGTCGACATGACGGTGCTCGCCAACGAGCAGGTGATCGACGGGCGCGGCTGGCGCTCCGGCGCGCCGGTCGAGCAGCGCGACCTGACGCAGTGGTTCTTCAAGATCACGAAGATGAGCCAGGAGCTGCTCGACAGCCTGGACACGCTCGAGCGCTGGCCCGACAAGGTCAAGCTGATGCAGGCGAACTGGATCGGCCGCTCAGAGGGTCTCCTGATCCGCTGGCCGCTGGCCACGGACACCGCGCCTGAGGGCGAGACCGAACTCGAGGTCTACACGACCCGTCCCGACACCATCTTCGGCGCCTCCTTCATGGCGGTCGCGGCCGACCATCCGCTGGCGCGGAAGGCGGCGGAAGGCAATCCCGAACTCGCCGCCTTCATCGACGAGATCCGCCACATGGGTACCTCGGCAGCCGCGCTCGAAACGGCCGAGAAGAAGGGCTTCGACACCGGCGTCCGCGTGGTCCATCCCTTCGACGAGAACTGGACGCTGCCGGTCTACGTGGCGAACTTCGTCCTGATGGAATACGGAACGGGCGCCATCTTCGGCTGCCCCTCGGGCGACCAGCGCGACCTCGACTTCGCCAACCGCTACGGCCTGCCGGTCGTGCCCGTGGTGATGCCGGAGGACGCCGACAAGGCCAGTTTCCAGATCATCGACGAGGCCTATGTCGACGACGGCGTGATGATCAATTCGCGCTTTCTCGACGGCATGAAGGCGAAGCAGGCCTTCGACGAAGTGGCCGGACGCCTGGAGGCGGTGACGATCGGCAACCGCCCGGTAGCGGAGCGCAAGGTGCAGTTCCGCCTACGCGATTGGCTGATCTCGCGCCAGCGCTACTGGGGCTGCCCGATCCCGGTCATCCACTGCGAAAAGTGCGGTTCACTGCCGGTCCCCGACGACCAGTTGCCCGTCGAGTTGCCCGGCGACGTCACCTTCGACCGGCCCGGCAACCCGCTCGACCATCATCCGAAGTGGAAGCACGTCGCCTGTCCGCAATGCGGCGGGGATGCGCGCCGCGACACCGACACGATGGACACTTTCGTCGACTCGTCCTGGTATTTCGCGCGCTTCACCGATCCGTGGAACGAGGCGGCGCCGACGACGCTGGAGTATGTCGACGGACCGAACGGCTGGCTGCCGGTCAACCAGTACATCGGCGGCATCGAGCACGCGATCCTGCACCTGCTCTATTCGCGCTTCTTCGCCCGCGCCATGAAGGCGACGGGACACCTGGACACGGTCGAGGAACCCTTCGAGGGCCTGTTCACGCAGGGCATGGTGGTCCACGAGACCTATCGGCGCGGCTCCGGTCCGAACGGCAGCTACGTAACGCCGGCCGAGGTGAAGGTCGAGGAGATCGACGGGCAGCGCCGCGCCGTGCTGATGACGACCGGCGAGGAACTCGCCATCGGCCCGATCGAGAAGATGTCGAAGTCGAAGAAGAACGTGGTCGACCCCGACGACATCATCGCGAGCTACGGCGCAGACACGGCGCGCTGGTTCATGCTGTCGGATTCGCCGCCCGACCGCGACGTGATCTGGACGGAATCGGGCGTGGAAGGCGCGCACCGCTTCGTCCAGCGCGTCTGGCGCCTCGTCTCGGAAGCAGCTCCCGTGCTGAAGGACGCGACCCCGGCGGCGGGAACCGAGGCGGATGCGCTCGAGGTCTCGCGTGCCGCCCACAAGACGGTCAAGGCCGTGAGCGAGGAGATCGAGCGGCTCGGCTTCAACAAGGCGGTCGCCCGCATCTACGAACTGGTCAACACGCTGTCTCCGCAACTGGCGAAGGCAGGCGAACCCGACGCGGCGACCAAGGGCGCTCTGCGTCAGGCGGTGGAGATGCTGGTGTTGATGATCTCGCCGATGATGCCCCACCTGGCGGAAGAATGCTGGGCCGCCATCGGCGGCCGCGGCATGGCGGCCGAGCAGGGCTGGCCCGCATACGATCCCGCGCTGGTCGTGGACGACCAGATCGCGCTTCCCGTACAGATCAACGGCAAGAGGCGCGGCGATTTGACAATTGCGCGCGACGCGGATCAAGTTGCCGTCGAATCGGCGGTGCTCGAACTCGATTTCGTCCGTAAGGCGCTCGAAGGACGGTCTCCGCGCAAGGTGATCGTCGTGCCGCAGAGGATCGTCAATGTCGTGGTCTGA
- the lptE gene encoding LPS assembly lipoprotein LptE: MSWSDRVHRRLSWFSRAGAMAVLGAMALLVGGCTVQPLYGNVSSVTPGVADARIASIYIAEVDTRDAQEVRNHLIFLLNGGAGQPDNPQYRMILKVTKRSASTVTLQSASGDNEPTAGSVRLIGRYRLKDTETDKTVIEGERSATAFFDRPRQLFAESRAKRDAVDRAAREVAEFIRLDMMMELKRAQAQ, from the coding sequence ATGTCGTGGTCTGACCGGGTTCACCGACGCCTTTCCTGGTTCTCCCGTGCCGGTGCCATGGCCGTGCTCGGAGCAATGGCGCTTTTGGTGGGCGGCTGTACCGTGCAGCCGCTCTACGGCAACGTCTCCTCCGTGACGCCGGGTGTCGCGGACGCGCGCATCGCGTCGATCTATATCGCGGAGGTCGACACCCGCGACGCGCAGGAGGTGCGCAACCATCTGATCTTCCTGCTCAACGGCGGCGCCGGCCAGCCGGATAATCCCCAGTACCGCATGATCCTGAAGGTTACGAAGAGATCCGCCTCCACGGTGACGCTCCAGTCGGCCTCCGGCGACAATGAACCGACCGCCGGTTCGGTCCGGCTGATCGGTCGCTACCGCCTCAAGGACACCGAGACTGACAAGACCGTCATCGAGGGCGAGCGCAGCGCCACCGCGTTCTTCGACCGGCCACGGCAGCTCTTCGCAGAGAGCCGCGCAAAGCGGGACGCGGTTGACCGCGCGGCGCGCGAAGTAGCCGAGTTCATCCGTCTGGATATGATGATGGAGTTGAAGCGAGCACAGGCGCAATAG
- a CDS encoding haloalkane dehalogenase — protein MAILRTPEERFENLPGFPFAPHYAEGLTDIDGLRIHYLDEGPRDVRHTFLCLHGEPTWSYLYRRMIPVFTAAGGRVVAPDFAGFGRSDKPEEDATYGFHFHRRMLLAFIERLDLTNVTLVVQDWGGLLGLTLPMEMPERFSRLIVMNTALATGAAPSEGFVQWRDYVAANPDLAVGKLMKRSCPHLTEAEAAAYDAPFPDVTYKAGVRRFPAMVMTDPGMEGADTSREAARFWREDWGGRSFMAIGAQDPVLGVPVMEAMRKVIRNCPEPLVLKDAGHFVQEWGDEVAKAALDSFEG, from the coding sequence ATGGCCATTCTGAGAACACCTGAGGAGCGGTTCGAGAACCTGCCCGGCTTTCCCTTCGCGCCCCATTATGCGGAGGGGCTGACCGACATTGACGGACTTCGAATCCACTATCTCGACGAGGGTCCGCGCGATGTCCGGCACACGTTCCTCTGCCTGCACGGCGAGCCGACATGGTCCTATCTCTATCGCAGGATGATCCCGGTCTTCACAGCGGCCGGCGGGCGCGTGGTGGCGCCGGACTTCGCCGGCTTCGGCCGCTCCGACAAGCCGGAGGAGGACGCGACCTACGGGTTCCACTTCCACCGGCGCATGCTGCTGGCCTTCATCGAGCGGCTGGACCTGACAAACGTCACGCTGGTCGTGCAGGATTGGGGCGGCCTGCTTGGCCTGACTCTGCCGATGGAGATGCCGGAGCGGTTTTCCAGGCTGATCGTCATGAACACGGCGCTCGCGACCGGTGCTGCGCCGAGCGAAGGCTTCGTCCAGTGGCGCGACTATGTCGCCGCGAACCCGGATCTCGCGGTCGGCAAGCTGATGAAGCGGTCGTGCCCGCACCTGACGGAAGCCGAGGCGGCCGCCTATGACGCGCCGTTCCCGGACGTGACCTACAAGGCCGGCGTGCGGCGCTTTCCGGCGATGGTGATGACCGATCCAGGCATGGAAGGCGCCGATACCTCGCGGGAGGCGGCGCGGTTCTGGCGCGAGGACTGGGGCGGCAGGAGCTTCATGGCGATCGGCGCGCAGGATCCGGTGCTCGGCGTTCCGGTGATGGAAGCGATGCGCAAGGTGATCCGGAACTGTCCCGAGCCGCTGGTGCTTAAGGATGCCGGGCACTTCGTGCAGGAGTGGGGCGACGAGGTGGCTAAAGCGGCGCTGGATTCGTTCGAAGGCTGA